In the Phaseolus vulgaris cultivar G19833 chromosome 7, P. vulgaris v2.0, whole genome shotgun sequence genome, one interval contains:
- the LOC137827569 gene encoding VAN3-binding protein-like isoform X3, translating into MEKERPAWRPDPFHGTAPRDPMEFLSRSWSASALEVSKTLSSSQQLPPCSNKTNNNLNLCSSNSNASVILEDIAGEVEDSATVSGNPFSFASSETSQMIMDRIMSHSEVSPRTSGRLSHSSGPLNGSLTDSPPVSPSEIDDFKYNRSNNNHNATSIITGLNGQYWGAGAAAAAAAAGGGKTVGRWLKDRKEKKKEETRAHNAQLHAAVSVAGVAAAVAAIAAATAASSGSRKDEQMAKTDMAVASAATLVAAQCVEAAEAMGAERDHLASVVSSAVNVRSAGDITTLTAAAATALRGAATLKARVLKEVWNIAAVIPVEKNLGGGGGGGGGGGGGGNGSNGSSNSSFSGEMVAEENFLGICSRELLARGCELLKRTRTGELHWKIVSVYINRMNQVMVKMKSRHVAGTITKKKKNVVLGVIKDMAAWPGRHLLEGGENRRYFGLKTVMRGVVEFECRNQREYDVWTQGVSRLLSLAADRNNRNRICNV; encoded by the exons ATGGAAAAGGAGCGACCCGCTTGGAGACCCGACCCGTTTCACGGTACTGCGCCACGCGACCCCATGGAGTTCCTCTCGCGGTCGTGGAGCGCCTCCGCGCTGGAAGTCTCGAAGACCCTCTCTTCGTCTCAACAGCTTCCACCTTGTTCCAACAAAACCAACAACAACCTTAACCTTTGTTCTAGCAATTCTAATGCCTCTGTGATACTCGAAGACATAGCGGGTGAAGTTGAAGACTCCGCCACTGTTTCTGGCAACCCTTTCTCCTTCGCTTCCTCTGAAACCTCGCAAATGATCATGGATCGCATCATGTCTCACTCC GAGGTATCGCCAAGGACCTCAGGAAGGCTCTCTCACAGCAGTGGCCCTCTTAATGGCTCCCTAACAGACAGCCCCCCGGTTTCGCCTTCTGAGATTGACGATTTCAAG TATAACCGTTCCAACAACAACCACAACGCCACCAGCATCATCACCGGTCTGAATGGTCAATACTGGGGTGCCGGCGCGGCCGCCGCGGCAGCCGCCGCAGGCGGTGGTAAGACAGTGGGGAGGTGGCTGAAGGacaggaaggagaagaagaaggaggagaCCAGGGCGCACAATGCTCAGCTCCACGCGGCTGTTTCCGTTGCTGGCGTCGCCGCCGCTGTTGCCGCCATCGCCGCCGCCACTGCAGCCTCTTCCGGCTCCAGAAAGGACGAGCAGATGGCAAAGACTGACATGGCGGTGGCGTCGGCGGCCACGCTGGTGGCAGCCCAGTGTGTGGAGGCTGCCGAGGCCATGGGTGCAGAGCGCGACCACCTGGCCTCGGTGGTCAGCTCTGCCGTGAACGTGAGGTCCGCCGGCGACATCACGACGTTGACGGCAGCTGCGGCCACAG CTTTACGTGGGGCTGCCACGTTGAAAGCGAGGGTCCTTAAGGAGGTTTGGAACATAGCAGCTGTGATTCCTGTGGAGAAGAATTTGGGTGGCGGTGGTGGCGGTGGTGGCGGTGGCGGTGGCGGTGGTAACGGTAGCAATGGTAGCTCTAATAGTAGCTTCAGTGGTGAAATGGTGGCAGAAGAAAATTTCTTGGGTATCTGTAGCAGAGAATTGCTAGCCAGAGGTTGTGAACTTCTGAAACGCACACGCACTG GTGAACTGCATTGGAAAATTGTATCCGTTTACATAAACAGGATGAACCAG GTTATGGTGAAGATGAAGAGCAGGCACGTTGCTGGGACCATcacaaaaaagaagaaga ATGTGGTGCTTGGAGTGATCAAAGACATGGCTGCTTGGCCTGGTCGCCACTTGCTTGAAGGTGGAGAGAACCGTCGCTACTTTGGTTTGAAAACAGTGATGCGTGGTGTTGTTGAATTTGAGTGCAGAAATCAGAGAGAGTATGATGTGTGGACTCAGGGTGTGTCAAGGCTTCTATCTCTTGCTGCTGATAGGAACAACAGAAACAGAATATGTAACGTTTGA
- the LOC137827569 gene encoding VAN3-binding protein-like isoform X2, giving the protein MEKERPAWRPDPFHGTAPRDPMEFLSRSWSASALEVSKTLSSSQQLPPCSNKTNNNLNLCSSNSNASVILEDIAGEVEDSATVSGNPFSFASSETSQMIMDRIMSHSQEVSPRTSGRLSHSSGPLNGSLTDSPPVSPSEIDDFKYNRSNNNHNATSIITGLNGQYWGAGAAAAAAAAGGGKTVGRWLKDRKEKKKEETRAHNAQLHAAVSVAGVAAAVAAIAAATAASSGSRKDEQMAKTDMAVASAATLVAAQCVEAAEAMGAERDHLASVVSSAVNVRSAGDITTLTAAAATALRGAATLKARVLKEVWNIAAVIPVEKNLGGGGGGGGGGGGGGNGSNGSSNSSFSGEMVAEENFLGICSRELLARGCELLKRTRTGELHWKIVSVYINRMNQVMVKMKSRHVAGTITKKKKNVVLGVIKDMAAWPGRHLLEGGENRRYFGLKTVMRGVVEFECRNQREYDVWTQGVSRLLSLAADRNNRNRICNV; this is encoded by the exons ATGGAAAAGGAGCGACCCGCTTGGAGACCCGACCCGTTTCACGGTACTGCGCCACGCGACCCCATGGAGTTCCTCTCGCGGTCGTGGAGCGCCTCCGCGCTGGAAGTCTCGAAGACCCTCTCTTCGTCTCAACAGCTTCCACCTTGTTCCAACAAAACCAACAACAACCTTAACCTTTGTTCTAGCAATTCTAATGCCTCTGTGATACTCGAAGACATAGCGGGTGAAGTTGAAGACTCCGCCACTGTTTCTGGCAACCCTTTCTCCTTCGCTTCCTCTGAAACCTCGCAAATGATCATGGATCGCATCATGTCTCACTCC CAGGAGGTATCGCCAAGGACCTCAGGAAGGCTCTCTCACAGCAGTGGCCCTCTTAATGGCTCCCTAACAGACAGCCCCCCGGTTTCGCCTTCTGAGATTGACGATTTCAAG TATAACCGTTCCAACAACAACCACAACGCCACCAGCATCATCACCGGTCTGAATGGTCAATACTGGGGTGCCGGCGCGGCCGCCGCGGCAGCCGCCGCAGGCGGTGGTAAGACAGTGGGGAGGTGGCTGAAGGacaggaaggagaagaagaaggaggagaCCAGGGCGCACAATGCTCAGCTCCACGCGGCTGTTTCCGTTGCTGGCGTCGCCGCCGCTGTTGCCGCCATCGCCGCCGCCACTGCAGCCTCTTCCGGCTCCAGAAAGGACGAGCAGATGGCAAAGACTGACATGGCGGTGGCGTCGGCGGCCACGCTGGTGGCAGCCCAGTGTGTGGAGGCTGCCGAGGCCATGGGTGCAGAGCGCGACCACCTGGCCTCGGTGGTCAGCTCTGCCGTGAACGTGAGGTCCGCCGGCGACATCACGACGTTGACGGCAGCTGCGGCCACAG CTTTACGTGGGGCTGCCACGTTGAAAGCGAGGGTCCTTAAGGAGGTTTGGAACATAGCAGCTGTGATTCCTGTGGAGAAGAATTTGGGTGGCGGTGGTGGCGGTGGTGGCGGTGGCGGTGGCGGTGGTAACGGTAGCAATGGTAGCTCTAATAGTAGCTTCAGTGGTGAAATGGTGGCAGAAGAAAATTTCTTGGGTATCTGTAGCAGAGAATTGCTAGCCAGAGGTTGTGAACTTCTGAAACGCACACGCACTG GTGAACTGCATTGGAAAATTGTATCCGTTTACATAAACAGGATGAACCAG GTTATGGTGAAGATGAAGAGCAGGCACGTTGCTGGGACCATcacaaaaaagaagaaga ATGTGGTGCTTGGAGTGATCAAAGACATGGCTGCTTGGCCTGGTCGCCACTTGCTTGAAGGTGGAGAGAACCGTCGCTACTTTGGTTTGAAAACAGTGATGCGTGGTGTTGTTGAATTTGAGTGCAGAAATCAGAGAGAGTATGATGTGTGGACTCAGGGTGTGTCAAGGCTTCTATCTCTTGCTGCTGATAGGAACAACAGAAACAGAATATGTAACGTTTGA
- the LOC137828433 gene encoding uncharacterized protein → MTVMSKKVILRPAVSRRRQPLLQQSHSYPQAGTRLGEAVGGTAAVCCCFSFGLANMVYLAVYKVPASLFQKALRRKRRRLQSMGEGLEMAAHVRRCTCGCCDDIMGLGRLYPLCSDDEGDVAAVMRRRSVAEKDADVVELENEMWERFYGSGFWRSPSQRNEKAVPSPNLKLIAFK, encoded by the coding sequence ATGACAGTTATGTCGAAAAAGGTTATTCTCCGACCGGCCGTGTCTCGCCGGCGGCAGCCGCTGTTGCAGCAGAGCCATAGTTACCCGCAGGCGGGGACGCGGCTGGGGGAGGCGGTGGGCGGCACCGCCGCCGTGTGCTGCTGCTTCTCTTTCGGGCTGGCGAACATGGTGTATCTGGCGGTGTACAAGGTGCCGGCGAGCCTTTTCCAGAAGGCTCTGAGGCGGAAACGGCGGCGGCTGCAGAGCATGGGGGAGGGGTTGGAGATGGCGGCGCACGTGCGGCGGTGCACGTGCGGATGCTGCGACGACATCATGGGCTTGGGGCGGCTGTATCCGCTGTGCAGCGACGACGAGGGCGACGTGGCGGCGGTGATGCGGCGGCGGAGCGTGGCGGAGAAGGACGCGGACGTGGTGGAGCTGGAGAATGAGATGTGGGAGCGGTTTTACGGTTCTGGGTTTTGGAGAAGCCCGTCTCAGAGAAACGAAAAAGCTGTTCCTTCTCCAAATCTTAAGCTTATTGCTTTTAAGTGA
- the LOC137827575 gene encoding heat stress transcription factor A-6b-like has product MSCVDDGPVIVKEEVHGEGFVAPQPLEGLHESGPPPFLTKTYDIVDDVSTDDIVSWSRENNSFVVWDPQAFSITLLPKYFKHNNFSSFVRQLNTYGFKKVDPDKWEFANEGFLRGQRHLLKIIRRRKTTHQPQPPQQSLDHCVEVLDGEMDGLRREKQVLMVELVKLRQQQQNTKDHLQSMENRLKKTEQKQQQTMKFLARIMQNPNFLQQLVQQREWRKELEEAFSNKRRRAIDEGHNDAEECSGLVKLEQEECTEISELEVSDIELAMNIQSESQKKTCGEELESRNGGIEEVLLEELLNEGVEEDLLALENDDNEDIILLSQELGYLASKS; this is encoded by the exons ATGAGTTGTGTTGATGATGGTCCTGTGATTGTGAAGGAGGAGGTTCATGGAGAAGGCTTTGTTGCTCCACAACCACTTGAGGGGCTTCATGAAAGTGGTCCTCCACCATTCCTCACAAAGACTTATGACATAGTTGATGATGTTTCCACTGATGACATAGTTTCATGGAGCAGAGAAAACAACAGCTTCGTTGTGTGGGATCCTCAAGCTTTTTCCATCACTCTTCTCCCCAAATACTTCAAACACAACAACTTCTCCAGCTTTGTCAGACAGCTCAATACCTAT GGGTTTAAAAAGGTGGATCCTGATAAATGGGAGTTTGCTAATGAAGGGTTTCTCAGAGGACAAAGACATCTATTGAAGATCATAAGGAGGAGGAAGACCACTCATCAACCTCAACCACCACAACAATCTCTGGACCATTGTGTTGAAGTATTGGATGGAGAAATGGATGGGTTGAGACGTGAGAAGCAAGTTCTGATGGTGGAGCTGGTGAAGCTTAGACAACAACAGCAGAACACAAAAGACCACCTTCAATCAATGGAAAATAGGCTAAAAAAGACTGAGCAGAAACAGCAACAGACGATGAAGTTCTTGGCAAGGATAATGCAGAACCCCAACTTCTTGCAACAATTGGTTCAACAAAGGGAGTGGAGGAAAGAGCTGGAGGAAGCTTTTTCCAACAAGAGAAGAAGAGCTATTGATGAAGGGCATAATGATGCTGAAGAATGCTCAGGTTTGGTTAAACTTGAGCAGGAGGAGTGCACTGAGATATCAGAGCTTGAGGTTTCTGACATAGAGCTTGCTATGAACATACAAAGtgaaagccaaaagaagacttGTGGTGAAGAACTTGAAAGTAGAAATGGAGGCATTGAGGAAGTACTCTTGGAAGAACTTTTGAATGAGGGTGTTGAAGAAGATCTACTAGCATTGGAAAATGATGACAATGAAGATATAATTTTGTTGTCTCAGGAACTTGGTTATTTAGCCTCTAAATCCTAA
- the LOC137827577 gene encoding chlorophyllase-2: MCSYICSYLSSTSVFDTGKYTTEILRVESESYTQNNVPPPKPLLIATPHEAGEFSVLIFLHGYLLYNSFYSQLIQHVASHGFIVIAPQLYTVAGPDTSDEIHSAAAITNWLSEGLCKFLPPNVIPNLNKVALSGHSRGGKTAFALSLRRLNISTDIKFSALIGVDPVDGMDKGKQIPPPVLTYVPHSFDLDMPVMVIGSGLGEVKRNPLFPPCAPKGVNHENFFKECKKPAWYFVAKDYGHSDMLDDDTKGIRGKATYCLCKNGDSRKPMRRFVGGVIVAFLKAYLQDDYGDLLAIRDMHVSLPLEFKFDSYV, translated from the exons ATGTGTTCTTATATCTGTTCTTATTTATCATCTACAAGTGTATTTGACACTGGAAAGTACACAACTGAGATTTTAAGGGTGGAATCTGAATCATATACACAGAACAATG TTCCCCCACCAAAACCTCTCTTGATTGCCACTCCTCATGAAGCTGGAGAATTCTCAGTGCTGATCTTCCTACATGGCTATCTACTTTACAACTCATTCTATTCTCAGCTAATTCAACATGTTGCTTCTCATGGATTCATTGTCATTGCTCCTCAG TTGTACACAGTGGCAGGACCTGATACAAGTGATGAGATTCATTCTGCAGCTGCAATAACAAATTGGTTATCTGAAGGACTGTGTAAGTTTCTTCCACCAAATGTAATACCAAACTTGAACAAGGTAGCACTTTCTGGCCATAGTCGTGGAGGCAAAACAGCATTTGCTCTTTCTCTGAGGAGACTAAACATCAGCACTGATATCAAGTTTTCAGCCTTGATAGGAGTGGACCCAGTTGATGGAATGGACAAAGGAAAGCAAATTCCTCCACCAGTTCTGACCTATGTTCCTCACTCATTTGATCTTGATATGCCAGTGATGGTGATAGGGTCAGGTCTAGGTGAAGTGAAAAGGAATCCCTTGTTTCCACCTTGTGCACCTAAGGGTGTGAACCATGAAAATTTCTTCAAGGAGTGTAAGAAACCTGCATGGTATTTTGTGGCCAAGGATTATGGCCACTCTGACATGCTAGATGATGATACCAAGGGAATTAGGGGGAAAGCTACATATTGTCTATGCAAAAATGGAGACTCAAGGAAACCAATGAGGAGGTTTGTTGGAGGAGTCATTGTTGCATTCTTGAAAGCATACTTGCAGGATGATTATGGGGACTTATTGGCCATTAGAGACATGCATGTCAGTCTCCCATTGGAGTTCAAATTTGATTCTTATGTGTAA
- the LOC137827569 gene encoding VAN3-binding protein-like isoform X1, with amino-acid sequence MEKERPAWRPDPFHGTAPRDPMEFLSRSWSASALEVSKTLSSSQQLPPCSNKTNNNLNLCSSNSNASVILEDIAGEVEDSATVSGNPFSFASSETSQMIMDRIMSHSFGQQEVSPRTSGRLSHSSGPLNGSLTDSPPVSPSEIDDFKYNRSNNNHNATSIITGLNGQYWGAGAAAAAAAAGGGKTVGRWLKDRKEKKKEETRAHNAQLHAAVSVAGVAAAVAAIAAATAASSGSRKDEQMAKTDMAVASAATLVAAQCVEAAEAMGAERDHLASVVSSAVNVRSAGDITTLTAAAATALRGAATLKARVLKEVWNIAAVIPVEKNLGGGGGGGGGGGGGGNGSNGSSNSSFSGEMVAEENFLGICSRELLARGCELLKRTRTGELHWKIVSVYINRMNQVMVKMKSRHVAGTITKKKKNVVLGVIKDMAAWPGRHLLEGGENRRYFGLKTVMRGVVEFECRNQREYDVWTQGVSRLLSLAADRNNRNRICNV; translated from the exons ATGGAAAAGGAGCGACCCGCTTGGAGACCCGACCCGTTTCACGGTACTGCGCCACGCGACCCCATGGAGTTCCTCTCGCGGTCGTGGAGCGCCTCCGCGCTGGAAGTCTCGAAGACCCTCTCTTCGTCTCAACAGCTTCCACCTTGTTCCAACAAAACCAACAACAACCTTAACCTTTGTTCTAGCAATTCTAATGCCTCTGTGATACTCGAAGACATAGCGGGTGAAGTTGAAGACTCCGCCACTGTTTCTGGCAACCCTTTCTCCTTCGCTTCCTCTGAAACCTCGCAAATGATCATGGATCGCATCATGTCTCACTCC TTTGGTCAGCAGGAGGTATCGCCAAGGACCTCAGGAAGGCTCTCTCACAGCAGTGGCCCTCTTAATGGCTCCCTAACAGACAGCCCCCCGGTTTCGCCTTCTGAGATTGACGATTTCAAG TATAACCGTTCCAACAACAACCACAACGCCACCAGCATCATCACCGGTCTGAATGGTCAATACTGGGGTGCCGGCGCGGCCGCCGCGGCAGCCGCCGCAGGCGGTGGTAAGACAGTGGGGAGGTGGCTGAAGGacaggaaggagaagaagaaggaggagaCCAGGGCGCACAATGCTCAGCTCCACGCGGCTGTTTCCGTTGCTGGCGTCGCCGCCGCTGTTGCCGCCATCGCCGCCGCCACTGCAGCCTCTTCCGGCTCCAGAAAGGACGAGCAGATGGCAAAGACTGACATGGCGGTGGCGTCGGCGGCCACGCTGGTGGCAGCCCAGTGTGTGGAGGCTGCCGAGGCCATGGGTGCAGAGCGCGACCACCTGGCCTCGGTGGTCAGCTCTGCCGTGAACGTGAGGTCCGCCGGCGACATCACGACGTTGACGGCAGCTGCGGCCACAG CTTTACGTGGGGCTGCCACGTTGAAAGCGAGGGTCCTTAAGGAGGTTTGGAACATAGCAGCTGTGATTCCTGTGGAGAAGAATTTGGGTGGCGGTGGTGGCGGTGGTGGCGGTGGCGGTGGCGGTGGTAACGGTAGCAATGGTAGCTCTAATAGTAGCTTCAGTGGTGAAATGGTGGCAGAAGAAAATTTCTTGGGTATCTGTAGCAGAGAATTGCTAGCCAGAGGTTGTGAACTTCTGAAACGCACACGCACTG GTGAACTGCATTGGAAAATTGTATCCGTTTACATAAACAGGATGAACCAG GTTATGGTGAAGATGAAGAGCAGGCACGTTGCTGGGACCATcacaaaaaagaagaaga ATGTGGTGCTTGGAGTGATCAAAGACATGGCTGCTTGGCCTGGTCGCCACTTGCTTGAAGGTGGAGAGAACCGTCGCTACTTTGGTTTGAAAACAGTGATGCGTGGTGTTGTTGAATTTGAGTGCAGAAATCAGAGAGAGTATGATGTGTGGACTCAGGGTGTGTCAAGGCTTCTATCTCTTGCTGCTGATAGGAACAACAGAAACAGAATATGTAACGTTTGA
- the LOC137827568 gene encoding uncharacterized protein, which yields MSIQRLSGEESQALYSLLRAEQRPFHEILSQFNSSIPSSRHFTLSSYLLILLQDNKVLTPTERLIAFSLLVEAYSSQKPASNPFISFVVNASCHEGSEKVERAFILQLLGVDSSNSGKEFLKQSASDYVKGFDQSLHEFPPLDQLKQQFSDKVHLEPYHCLLKDGTVKNVVPDPDVPPSCDADSLEFDVRPGTKPKHGAGDKEEAVVGLLSNLSLEGLNPHWIRPLPPRLPILDGELVWLNPDDNHELMWDYGMCIDTSRGAAVRDLIAKALKGALAPAQQEQVLVELANDPKLVYHCGLTPRKLPELVENNPLIAVDVLTKLIKSPEISEYFTVLVSMDMSLHSMEVVNRLTTAVELPSQFIHMYITNCIQSCVKIKDKYMQNRLVRLVCVFLQSLIRNDIINVKDLFIEVQAFCIEFSRIREAAALFRLLKSLE from the exons ATGAGCATTCAAAGGTTGAGTGGCGAAGAATCGCAAGCGCTTTACTCTCTGCTCAGAGCGGAGCAGCGTCCATTCCATGAGATCCTCTCCCAATTCAACTCCTCAATCCCTTCATCTCGTCATTTCACTCTCTCTTCCTATCTCCTCATCCTGTTGCAG GACAACAAGGTTCTCACCCCCACTGAGAGGTTAATAGCTTTTTCTCTGCTAGTTGAGGCTTATTCATCCCAGAAACCTGCTTCAAATCCCTTCATAAGCTTTGTTGTCAAC GCTTCCTGTCATGAAGGGTCAGAAAAAGTTGAGAGGGCATTTATTCTGCAGCTACTCGGTGTTGATAGCTCCAACAGTGGGAAAGAG TTTCTTAAACAGTCTGCATCAGATTATGTTAAAGGATTTGATCAGTCATTACAT GAGTTCCCTCCACTAGATCAGTTGAAGCAGCAGTTTTCTGATAAAGTTCATCTAGAACCATATCATTGCTTATTAAAAGATGGTACTGTAAAAAATGTTGTCCCAGACCCAGATGTTCCCCCAAGTTGTGATGCAGATTCATTAGA GTTTGATGTGCGACCTGGAACAAAACCTAAACATGGTGCTGGAGATAAAGAAGAGGCAGTAGTTGGTTTGTTGTCAAATCTTTCATTGGAAGGATTAAATCCTCATTGGATCAGACCACTTCCACCAAGgctgcctatacttgatggggAG CTAGTTTGGCTCAACCCTGATGACAATCATGAACTTATGTGGGACTATGGTATGTGTATTGATACCAGCAGAGGGGCTGCAGTAAGGGACTTAATTGCAAAAGCTCTGAAGGGAGCCCTTGCACCGGCACAACAAGag CAAGTCCTGGTGGAGCTAGCAAATGATCCAAAGCTTGTATATCACTGTGGACTGACACCAAGAAAATTGCCA gAACTGGTGGAAAACAATCCCCTTATTGCAGTTGATGTTCTCACTAAGTTGATAAAGTCTCCGGAAATATCAGA ATACTTTACAGTACTTGTCAGTATGGATATGAGTCTACATTCAATGGAAGTTGTGAACAGGCTTACAACAGCAGTTGAACTACCATCACAATTTATTCACATGTACATAACTAATTGTATACAATCCTGTGTGAAGATCAAG GATAAATACATGCAAAACAGGCTTGTGAGACTTGTCTGTGTGTTTTTGCAAAGCCTAATTCGGAATGACATTATTAATG TTAAAGATCTCTTCATTGAAGTTCAAGCGTTTTGCATCGAGTTTTCACGGATTAGAGAGGCAGCTGCGTTGTTTAGACTTCTCAAGTCTTTGGAATGA